cCTCAGTTTTGGCCACAGTTTTCACGGACAGGACTGCAACTGGAACATCAAATTATCTCTACCTGTGGCTAAGCTCTTTACGCCATTTTTACATTATGTTTTAGGTATTACACTGTGTGAACATTGATTATAGCCTGGTGACCTAGTCAGAACAGAAGTTATTGTTTTAATTAGTTGGATATTTACAGAGGCTTCTCTCCCCTGACAGAATATGTCGACAGACGGAGTCCTCACCACCCAAGGAAATTTCACTTCGTTGTGTCCTAATGGGTCCCAGTGGGTTTGGAAAGGGCTTGGGGAGTGTGCCCAGGATGCGAGGGATATGGCCAGCATCTACCTCGGCCTCCTGTCCATCCTCTGTTTCATGGTGTCTTCACTTCCgtgagtgtttgtgttgctgtctTGACTGCATGGaggattttcctttttatttaaatgtagtaaATAACTCAGTTTCCTCTTTCTGATTGCAGACAGTACTATAGCTCATGTAAAACGGGGAATATGGACAGTGCCCTCTCTATctggtttctgctgctgtggctgGGAGGTGACTCCTGCAATCTGGTGGGCTCCTTTTTGGCAGACCAGCTTCCACTTCAGGTGACTTGTAGTGATTGTCTCAGTGTAAATTTGTTCTTATGCCAAGAATATTATCTGGCAGTCTGTAAATATTCATGTAGATAACTCATGTAGACTCAAAATTATCAATGAAAAATGCTCTATGAAGAGACATGCCttcagatttgcatttctttgatgAAACCTATCAAAAGTGTTTGTCCTATTTTAAAGCTGTTAccaggtaattttttttttaagcagtgGCTTTGAAAATATCAATATCTACTCACTCTGTTAATTAGCATCTTTTTGGTAATTGCTGAATTGTTGCAGCATTACAGTGGACTGCACAGGATTATACAAATAACATTGTTTTGACTTGAATTATacaaacagctttttaaaattggTTCCATGGggagttgttttgtgtatgACTTGTATTTGTTTCTCCCCAACATCCAGACATATACAGCCATTTATTATGTTCTGGCTGACCTGGTGATGCTGGCCATGTACACATACTACAAGATAAGCAACAGAGTGGCTGAACGTGAGTgtctagttttttgtttttttttatttgttttagttaCAGTCTCAGTATAAGAACCAAACTCCTACCGTGTGTGGGTGTTTtcagtgccttttttttttgcattctgctgctttatttGGTTTAAGATGCACACCTTTGTTTGCATAGTATTTTACCCCCTGTTGTTGTCATAGTCGGTTGTTACCAAGGCAGTGTATATTATGAAGATGTGTTGAATGATCAAGGTCTTCGCATCAGAGCTGATGAAAAGTGACCCAACAGTAGTCCACGCAGACAAACAGGGTAAACCTGTTTGTCTGACATCCTGTAAGGATGTCATCACATGCCTCTCATTGTTGTGGCGTTTGCTCCCTCACTAAGGACATTTATAACCTTCATCTGATGGAATGCAGTTTTCACAGAACTAATGCTAAACCCAGGTGCTGTTTCTTTAACAGGTAGGAGGGTTTTGAATGTGGTGGGTTTAGTCTGCATCCTCGGCTTCACCGCAAGCCTCACTCCCCTCTCGGGAGAAGGCATCCAGCAGGAAATGATCTCCTCTGGGTTCAGAAGTCGCTCCTTGCTCTCAACCTCTGATGCCAGCTCAATCCAGGTGAgttctgttcttttcttcaaaTATTGATCTGAAGGAAGTTAACTCTTTGTGTCTGGCTATTGTAATGTTCCATTTTTTCCCCGCTGTCACTTCAGGCTTTCACCCCGAAAGAGATCATAGGTTTCTCCATCGGTTCAATCTCGTCAGTGCTCTACCTCTGTTCCAGACTTCCACAGATGTACACTAATGTAAGTATGACAAATGTGTAGTTTATTTAGCAGTACATATTCCTTACTGCTAGCGGTGGACATCACCTGATACTAATTCACATGTTACTGCTAGTAATCAATGGGTAATAATGTTGACAAGTATACTGATCCTAAAATGACATTGTCGCTATCTAATGCAGACTTCCTATTTTTGAATtgtttcacttttcattttgtaatt
The window above is part of the Acanthochromis polyacanthus isolate Apoly-LR-REF ecotype Palm Island chromosome 6, KAUST_Apoly_ChrSc, whole genome shotgun sequence genome. Proteins encoded here:
- the slc66a1 gene encoding lysosomal amino acid transporter 1 homolog isoform X1 — its product is MSTPLSFQSKSDISSFQNMSTDGVLTTQGNFTSLCPNGSQWVWKGLGECAQDARDMASIYLGLLSILCFMVSSLPQYYSSCKTGNMDSALSIWFLLLWLGGDSCNLVGSFLADQLPLQTYTAIYYVLADLVMLAMYTYYKISNRVAERRRVLNVVGLVCILGFTASLTPLSGEGIQQEMISSGFRSRSLLSTSDASSIQAFTPKEIIGFSIGSISSVLYLCSRLPQMYTNFKRKSTEGVSYFLFALVILGNTMYGLSVLLKNPDQGQGENSYLVHHLPWLIGSLGTLSLDLIISVQFLIYRKARPHVDVSSDETRPLIRA
- the slc66a1 gene encoding lysosomal amino acid transporter 1 homolog isoform X2; amino-acid sequence: MSTDGVLTTQGNFTSLCPNGSQWVWKGLGECAQDARDMASIYLGLLSILCFMVSSLPQYYSSCKTGNMDSALSIWFLLLWLGGDSCNLVGSFLADQLPLQTYTAIYYVLADLVMLAMYTYYKISNRVAERRRVLNVVGLVCILGFTASLTPLSGEGIQQEMISSGFRSRSLLSTSDASSIQAFTPKEIIGFSIGSISSVLYLCSRLPQMYTNFKRKSTEGVSYFLFALVILGNTMYGLSVLLKNPDQGQGENSYLVHHLPWLIGSLGTLSLDLIISVQFLIYRKARPHVDVSSDETRPLIRA